From Dechloromonas sp. A34:
GCACGGTGCCGACGGCAGACAGCGTCGCGGCCAGCACGATGAAGCCGCTACCGGTGACACCGGCGGCACCCTTCGAGGTCAGCAGCAGGATGAAGAGCAGCGTGATCTGCTGGCCGAGATCCATCGGGGTATTGGTCGCCTGGGCGATGAACACGGCAGCCATGGTCAGGTAGATCGAGGTACCGTCGAGATTGAAGGAGTAACCGGTCGGCACGACCAGCCCCACCACCGACTTCTCGGCACCGGCATTTTCCATCTTGGCCATCAGGCGCGGCAGGGCAGACTCGGACGACGAGGTACCGAGCACCAGGAACAGCTCTTCCTTGATGTACTTGATCAGCTTGAAGATCGAGAAGCCGTGAAATGCAGCAATACTGCCCAGCACGCCGACGATGAAGATGACGCAGGTCAGGTAGAAGGCCCCCATCAGGCTGGCCAGTTGCGTCAGGCTGCCGACGCCGTGCTTGCCGATGGTGTAGGCCATGGCACCGAAAGCGCCAATCGGAGCGACCTTCATGATCACGCCGACGATGCCGAACAGCACGTGCGACAATTTTTCGATCAGATCGAAGACCGGCTTGCCGCGCTCACCGAAGGCATGCATGGCATAGCCAAACAGAATCGAGAAGAACAGCACCTGCAGCATGTCGCCCTTGGCAAAGGCGTCGACGACGCTGGTCGGAATGATGTTCAGCAGGAAATCGACCGTCGACTGCATCTTGCCCGGCTCGGCATACTTGGCGATGCCCTTGGTGTCCAGCGAAGCCGGATCGACATTCATGCCGACACCCGGCGCCCAGACGTTGACCACGATCAGGCCGATGATCAGCGCAATGGTGCTGACTACTTCGAAATAGAGCACAGCGAGGCCGCCGGTCTTGCCGACCTTCTTCATGTCTTCCATGCCGGCAATGCCGACGACGATGGTACAGAAGATGATCGGGGCGATGATCATCTTGATCAGCTTGATGAAGCCATCACCGAGCGGCTTCATCGCGGCGCCGGTTTCGGGGTAGAAATGACCGAGGGAGACACCAATGATGATCGCGACGATCACCTGGAAATACAAACTCTTGAATACCGCTCTTTTGGCCATGAAGCTGAGCCTCCTTTGGTAAGATTTTTCTGGAAATTGTGACAAAACGGCGGCGAGTATCGTTAAACGGCGAGCGCCTCGCCATTGTGGTTATCCGAATTGTGGATAGCCACAATGCCAACCACCGGAAAAACGTGGTGTAGCATTTCCCTATGACACAGGTTCGCCAATCCAACTCCGGCAGCGCCCGCCACCTGCGCTGGCTACTCGCCCTGCCCAAACTCGGCATCGTGCTGCTGCTCGCCGCGCTGCTCGCGCTGCTCTGGCTGCTCCACCGCAACGAACTGGAAGAAGAGCGGGCGGCGCTGATCAAGGACGTCCTCTGGCTCGAACAAAGTCTGCGCTTTCATCTGAGCGGGAACGAGGAGCAACTGCAGCAGTTGGCGACAGACATGAGCACCCAACCCGACCGCAAAAAAATCTTCCGCCTGCGCGCCGCCCATTTGCTCAAGAACAACCCCGAGGTATCGCAGATACTCTGGCTCAACCGCGATCGCGAAGTGATCGATGCCTTGCCGACGACCACGCCCCCCGATCGCGAGATGGACCCTTTCGGGCCGCCGGTTACCGCCAAAGCCTTCGAACTGGCCAGCCGGATCGGCAAGCGCGTCTATAGCGAACCTTTCTTTCTCGATGCCAACCGCGCCTTCATCGAAGTTCTGATCCCGATCCAGATCGAAAGCGAGCCGGCCGGCATGCTGGTCGCCCTCTATTCGCTCGATGCGGTGCTGAGCAGCCAGGTGCCGTGGTGGTTCACGGAAAAATACAAAGTGGTGATCGTCGACGACAACGACATTCAGTACGCCCGCAAGAGCAATATCGAAGGCAACACCAGCCAGACCTACGAAATCCCATTCGATCCGCCGGGTTACGGCCTCAAGCTCCAGATCACCAGCTACCAGAACACAGACAATTCGCTACAGCGCCTGCTGACCATCGCCATCATCGCGCTCGGGGCCGGCGTCTTCTGGAGCCTGTGGATAGTCCGCGACCTGATGAAAAAACGCTCGCGCGCCGAGGAAGCCCTGCGTGCCGAACACGCCTTCCGGACAGCGATGGAAGACTCGCTGACCGTCGGCATGCGGGCGCGCGACCTCAACGGCACGGTCATCTACGTCAATCCGGCCTTCTGCAAGATGACCGGATTTTCGAGCGACGAGCTGGTCGGCAAGACCCCACCCATGCCCTACTGGGTGCCGGAACAGATCGACGAAGCCTATGCGATACACCAGAGCGTGCTGGCAGGCCAGGCGCCGCCCGAAGGTTTCGAAATCACCTTCCAGCGCAAGGGTGGCGAGCGTTTCCATACGCTGATCTACGAAGCCAAGCTGATCGACGGCAATGGACGCCATACCGGCTGGATGGCCTCGATCCTCGACATCACGGAAAGAAAGCACGCCGAAGAACTGGCCCGTCAGCAACAGGAGCAGCTGCAATTCACGTCGCGCCTGGTGACCATGGGCGAAATGGCGTCCACGCTGGCCCACGAGCTGAACCAGCCGCTGGCGGCGATCGCCAGCTACAACTCGGGCTGCCTGAACCTGCTCGAAAAACCGGAATGCCAGCCCCGGGAAATCAAGCCGGCGCTGGAGAAAATCGGCATCCAGGCCCAACGGGCCGGCAAGATCATCCGCCGCGTCCATGACTTCGTACGCAAGAGCGAACCCAAGCGCGCCCCCTGTGCGCTCGGCGAAGTGATCGACGACTGCCTGGGTTTCATCGAGGCCGACGCGCGCAAGCGCCACATCCGCATCGAATGCGAGCTGCCGCCCCTGCCGCCGATCCCGGCCGACCGCCTGATGCTGGAGCAGGTGCTGCTCAACCTGATCCGCAACGGCATGGAAGCCATGGCGGAAACCCCCGCGCCCCATCGCATCCTGCGCATCGACACGGAAGTCAGCGCCAGCGAATTGCGGATCAGCGTCAGCGATCACGGCAGCGGAATCGCTCCGGAAATTCGCGACAAGTTGTTCACTGCCTTTTTCTCGACCAAACCAGACGGCATGGGCATCGGCCTGTCGATCTGCCGCTCCATCATCGAGTTCCACCGTGGCCGGCTATGGGCCGACGACAACCCCCGCTCACCCACCGGAAGCGGTACGATATTCACCTTCACCTTGCCGCTGGAAGCCGCATGAGCACTCCGCAAGCCCATCTGGTCGACGACGACGACGCCATTCGCGACGCCCTGTCCTGGTTGCTCCGGTCACGCGGCATCCCTTTTGCCGCCTACGACTCGGCCGAAAGTTTCCTCGCCACCTGGACTCCGGATGTCAGCGGCTGCCTGGTTCTCGACATGCGGATGACTGGCATGAGCGGACTGGACTGCTTCGATCAACTGCGCGAACGGCAGTCGACCCTGCCGGTGATTTTCCTGACCGGCCATGGCGACGTCCCGCTGGCCGTGGCGACCCTGAAAAAAGGCGCCTTCGATTTTTTTGAAAAACCCCTCAACGACAACGATCTGGCCAGCCGCATCATCGAGGCCATGGAACTCGATGCCAGACAACGCGTCGCCAGTGCCACGGTGGATTCGGTCAACGCCCGCCTGACCAGCTTGACAACCCGCGAACGGCAAATCATGGAACTGGTGCTGGCCGGCAAGTTCAACAAGGTTATCGCCGACGAGCTCAACATCAGCATGCGCACGGTCGAGGTACATCGCGCCAACCTGTTCGACAAGATGCAGGTAAAAACCGCCGTCGAGCTGGCCAATTTGCTGAAACCCAATCTTTGATTCGCTCGTACCCCCTTTAGTTACTTTTGCTATACTTTGCACTTCCTAGACCGGGGCTAATCGGAACAAACCTCTATTTCCTGGGGGTCTGTCATACAACATGACAATACAAGGTAATTTCCTTACCGCCGGGCGCAAAGATCGCAGCCCTATTCCGATATTTTCAGTTTCACCATGGCTTTTCGCCCGTCATGACCGGCCCTCCTCGCCAGCCAATCCAAATGGCAGCATTCATGACTTCACGACGCTCAAGCTTGGTGATGTCAAATGTCGAGAGTTGAAATGCACAATCATGACAGTGGCGCAGCCATGACGTGGCTGCTACGGATCTTGGCGATCTTGTTCACCGTCGGCGCAATAATCGCCGGCTTTGTCGGCTATCGCCTGAGTACCCAGCCGCCTCCGCCCCCCCCGCCAGCAGCGGCACCAGCGGAAGTCGCTGTCGAGAGTTTGCGGGCCGTGCCGGCCGGCACACCGCTCCGTGCCGAAGACATCGGCGTCAAGCAGGTATCGGTCAAGCCCAAAGGCAGCTTTGCGACCCCGGCGCAGGTCCTTGGCCAGACGCCCAGCGCCAACATTGCGGCTGGCGAAATTCTCACGCGAGCCCATTTTGCCGTCAGCGGCCAGTTGCAACGCAACCTGCACCCTGGCGAACGAGCCGTCGCCATCAAGGTTGATGAGGTCGTCGGCCTCGGAGGCTTTGCCCTGCCGGGTGACCGGGTCGATGTACTGTTTTACCTGCGCTCCAGCCTGGAAACCAAGAACACAAGTTCAGCCCAAGTCGTCCTCGCCGACGTCCGCTTGCTGGCCTTCGGCGAATCCGTCCAGGCGGCGGCCACAGAGGATGACGGAAACACCGGTCGCAAGCCCGAAAAAACTTCGAGCCGCACCCGTGAGACCACATCCGCCGTACTCGCCGTACCGGCTGCCGCGGCTTCGCGGCTCATGCTCGCCGCCAACAGCGGCAACCTCCGTCTCGCCCTGCGCCCCGTCGAACCGTTGGCAGCCTCGCCCGCCCCGCCCCACCTCGTCCACCTGGGCGAACTTGCCCAGGCCGCACCGCCGCCCCCGGAAAAGGCGACGACAACGCGCCGCGAGGCCTTGCCATCGCCCGCCATCCTCATCCACGAAGGCGATACTGTCCGCGCCACCCGAATTCCTCCGCGCTAATCTGCCCAAACTACGAGGCCGCCGTGTTCCGTTGCCTGATCGCCTGTTGCTGCACCCTGCTCCTGACCACGGCAGCCCTCCCGGCCCATGCCCAGGGAGGACAAGCCAGTGGCATCAATGTCGCCCCGGGCAGCCAGCATCCTTACACCCATGGCACCCCCATCCGCCGGGTTGCCGTCGGCGACCCCAAGGTTGCCGGTGTCGTGCTGACTTCCTCGCGCTCCCTGCTCATCACCGGCAAGCAGCCGGGAAGCACCACCCTGTTCGTCTGGGATAAGCAGAGCGGACCCAATCCCGGATTCCAGACCCAACTCGTGGTGGCACCGGCGATTGATGATGGCGGACTCCGGGTGCAGGGGGCCGGAGCTCACCTGAAGCTAGCCGGCACCCTGTCCTCTCTCGAGTCGCACCAAGCCGCGCTGGGAGCCCTGCGCGAGGGAACAAAGCCGGTGGACGCCAGCCATTCCGATTTTGACACCCAGGTGCAGATTGATATCAAGGTGGTCGAGGTCAGTCGCAAACGGCTGATGGACGCGGGCTTTTTCCTCGGCAAGAACAGCGCCCGGTCAACTCAAGCCATTTCCGGCCCAGGCAACCTCACCGGCATCGAAGCCAGTTCCAGTTCGGGCAATTTCACACTGTTCAGCGAATCGGGCTTCCTGCCCTTCCAGAGGGCCTACAACCTGATCTGGGGCGGCGCCCAACGCGGCCTGCTCGGCGCCCTCAGCGTCCTCGAAGCGGATGGTTTCGCCTACACCCTGGCCGAACCCAGCCTGACGGCGATCAGCGGCCAGACCGCCTCCTTCCTCGCCGGCGGCGAGATCCCCATTCCACTGCGCACCGGTGGTGGCGCGGACAGCGCCATCAGCATCCGCTACAAGGAATTCGGCATCAAGGTCGCCCTCACCCCGACGGTTCTCGACCGGGACCGCATCTTCCTCAAGGTCGCCCCGGAAGTCAGCGAACTGGATAACACCCTATCGGTCCAGACCGGCGGCGTCACCGTTCCCGGCCTCAGCGTACGCCGGACCGAAACCAGTGTTGCACTGGGCGACGGCGAAAGCTTCGTGCTGAGCGGACTGGTCAGCCGCAATACGGCCAGCAACGTCGATAAATTCCCGATCCTTGGAGAAATCCCCATCCTCGGTGCCTTCCTGCGTTCGACCCGCTTCGACCGCACCGACAAGGAGCTGCTGATGGTGGTAACCGCCCACCTGATACGGCCTTTTGCCAAAGGACAGGCCTTGCCGCCGTTGCCTGGCGAAAACCTCCGGAACTACGACCCCAGCTTCCTCCAGCTCATGTTTCAGGAGAAGGGACGCTTCAATTCTTTGACAGGATTTTCCGACTGATGGCCGAGCATCGCAGTTTCGTCGTTGTCACGGACCAGGAGCCTTTCGCCCACTGGCTTACCCAGACGCTCCGCGACGAGGGAGCCACCATCGTTGTCGACACCTCGGCGCTCGACCGGGTGTTGCAACTGGTCGACATGACGGGGACCCGGCTGGTCTTCGTCAGCCTTTCACGCGAAGGGCTGCGCCAGGACGCTGCCTTCCTCGAAGGGCTGCTCGCGGCCAAGCCATTACTGCCGATCATCGCGGTTGCCGAATCGCCCGACCAGGCCCTGCTACTGGCCGCCTTGCGGGCCGGCGCCCGTGACTTCATCACGCCGGAACTGCGGCCGGACGAAGTGATCAGCGTGGTTCGCCACCTGCTCGACCGGACGCAGTCCCTGACCACCAGCCCCGGAGATCACGGCTGGGCGGCCGCCGTGGTCAGCGCCCGGCCTGGCAGCGACGCGCCGATGTTCGCCCTGCACCTGGCCCTCGCCATCCAAACCCAGTCGCCGCAAAACAAGACGCTACTTCTCGACCTCGGTGCCCCGCCAGCCGACACCTTGCTCTTTCTTGGCATCAAATCTTCCTACACTTTCGTGGATGCCGTACGCAGCCTGCGCCGGCTCGACTCCACGTTGATCGACACCGCCTTCGGCAAGCACAAAAGCGGACTTCATCTGCTCGCCATGCCTGAGGATCTGCAGCTCAACACCCAAGACATTACCTCGGCCGACATCTACGTTCTGCTCGGCACCCTGCGCCGCTACTTTACGCATATCGTCATCAATCTCGGCGGCGTCCCGACCTCGGATTTCCTCTATCTGGCCCTCGGCCGCGTCGATCGCGTGGTGGTAATCGCCGAGCAGAGCCTGCCCAGTTGCAAGCAGAACATGAATCTCCTGCAACATTTGCGGGAAAACAAAATCGACCTTAACACCGCCGGTCTGGTGCTCGACCACTACCTCTCGCGGATGCCGCCGGATGCCGACAGCGTCGCCAAAGGCATGAGCCTGCCCTTGCTGACCACCTTGCCCTCCTCCGGGATGGCCCGGCTGGCCGTGATGAATAGCGGCGAAAGCATGTTCGACAACTCACCCCGCGACCCTTATGCGATTGCCATTCGTCGCCTGGCGAGGGAACTGCTGGCCGCTGCCCCCAACCCCGACGAAGCCCCCCGGGGCTGGCTGGCCAAAGCGCGTGGCTGGCTGACCGGCGAACCGGCCTAGGACGATCGCCGTGCGCACCTTGCCCTTCTCCGCCTTTGGCTACGATTTCAGCCTCAAGCACAGCGATACCTTCCAGGACACCAAGCTGCGCCTGCATCATTTCCTGATCGATCGCATCGAGGAAGAGCGGGTTCCGATCGGCGACATGACCAAGGACGATCTCGCCGGCTATGTACGCAGCAAGGTCACCCGCTACGTTGCCGAGCACCATCTGGCCGTCACCGCCTACGACACAGAGCAATTGACCCAGGAGATGGTGGACGAGCTCACCGGCTACGGTCCGCTGGAGAAGCTGATCCAGGACGATCAGGTCAATGACATTCTGGTCAATGGCGCCCGCCATATCTTCATCGAACGCAATGGCAAGCTACTGCCCACCGACCTGCGTTTTATCGACGACGACCATGTGTTGCGGGTAATTCGGCGCATTCTGGCACCACTCGGCCGGCGCCTGGACGAATCGAGCCCAATGGTGG
This genomic window contains:
- a CDS encoding dicarboxylate/amino acid:cation symporter; this encodes MAKRAVFKSLYFQVIVAIIIGVSLGHFYPETGAAMKPLGDGFIKLIKMIIAPIIFCTIVVGIAGMEDMKKVGKTGGLAVLYFEVVSTIALIIGLIVVNVWAPGVGMNVDPASLDTKGIAKYAEPGKMQSTVDFLLNIIPTSVVDAFAKGDMLQVLFFSILFGYAMHAFGERGKPVFDLIEKLSHVLFGIVGVIMKVAPIGAFGAMAYTIGKHGVGSLTQLASLMGAFYLTCVIFIVGVLGSIAAFHGFSIFKLIKYIKEELFLVLGTSSSESALPRLMAKMENAGAEKSVVGLVVPTGYSFNLDGTSIYLTMAAVFIAQATNTPMDLGQQITLLFILLLTSKGAAGVTGSGFIVLAATLSAVGTVPVAGLALILGIDRFMSEARALTNFIGNSVATLVVAKWCKALDTERMTAVLNNETVDEAEFPELVLDDAPEIEIPHSPRPIVQHN
- a CDS encoding PAS domain-containing sensor histidine kinase codes for the protein MTQVRQSNSGSARHLRWLLALPKLGIVLLLAALLALLWLLHRNELEEERAALIKDVLWLEQSLRFHLSGNEEQLQQLATDMSTQPDRKKIFRLRAAHLLKNNPEVSQILWLNRDREVIDALPTTTPPDREMDPFGPPVTAKAFELASRIGKRVYSEPFFLDANRAFIEVLIPIQIESEPAGMLVALYSLDAVLSSQVPWWFTEKYKVVIVDDNDIQYARKSNIEGNTSQTYEIPFDPPGYGLKLQITSYQNTDNSLQRLLTIAIIALGAGVFWSLWIVRDLMKKRSRAEEALRAEHAFRTAMEDSLTVGMRARDLNGTVIYVNPAFCKMTGFSSDELVGKTPPMPYWVPEQIDEAYAIHQSVLAGQAPPEGFEITFQRKGGERFHTLIYEAKLIDGNGRHTGWMASILDITERKHAEELARQQQEQLQFTSRLVTMGEMASTLAHELNQPLAAIASYNSGCLNLLEKPECQPREIKPALEKIGIQAQRAGKIIRRVHDFVRKSEPKRAPCALGEVIDDCLGFIEADARKRHIRIECELPPLPPIPADRLMLEQVLLNLIRNGMEAMAETPAPHRILRIDTEVSASELRISVSDHGSGIAPEIRDKLFTAFFSTKPDGMGIGLSICRSIIEFHRGRLWADDNPRSPTGSGTIFTFTLPLEAA
- a CDS encoding response regulator transcription factor — encoded protein: MSTPQAHLVDDDDAIRDALSWLLRSRGIPFAAYDSAESFLATWTPDVSGCLVLDMRMTGMSGLDCFDQLRERQSTLPVIFLTGHGDVPLAVATLKKGAFDFFEKPLNDNDLASRIIEAMELDARQRVASATVDSVNARLTSLTTRERQIMELVLAGKFNKVIADELNISMRTVEVHRANLFDKMQVKTAVELANLLKPNL
- the cpaB gene encoding Flp pilus assembly protein CpaB, whose protein sequence is MTWLLRILAILFTVGAIIAGFVGYRLSTQPPPPPPPAAAPAEVAVESLRAVPAGTPLRAEDIGVKQVSVKPKGSFATPAQVLGQTPSANIAAGEILTRAHFAVSGQLQRNLHPGERAVAIKVDEVVGLGGFALPGDRVDVLFYLRSSLETKNTSSAQVVLADVRLLAFGESVQAAATEDDGNTGRKPEKTSSRTRETTSAVLAVPAAAASRLMLAANSGNLRLALRPVEPLAASPAPPHLVHLGELAQAAPPPPEKATTTRREALPSPAILIHEGDTVRATRIPPR
- a CDS encoding type II and III secretion system protein family protein, which encodes MFRCLIACCCTLLLTTAALPAHAQGGQASGINVAPGSQHPYTHGTPIRRVAVGDPKVAGVVLTSSRSLLITGKQPGSTTLFVWDKQSGPNPGFQTQLVVAPAIDDGGLRVQGAGAHLKLAGTLSSLESHQAALGALREGTKPVDASHSDFDTQVQIDIKVVEVSRKRLMDAGFFLGKNSARSTQAISGPGNLTGIEASSSSGNFTLFSESGFLPFQRAYNLIWGGAQRGLLGALSVLEADGFAYTLAEPSLTAISGQTASFLAGGEIPIPLRTGGGADSAISIRYKEFGIKVALTPTVLDRDRIFLKVAPEVSELDNTLSVQTGGVTVPGLSVRRTETSVALGDGESFVLSGLVSRNTASNVDKFPILGEIPILGAFLRSTRFDRTDKELLMVVTAHLIRPFAKGQALPPLPGENLRNYDPSFLQLMFQEKGRFNSLTGFSD
- a CDS encoding AAA family ATPase is translated as MAEHRSFVVVTDQEPFAHWLTQTLRDEGATIVVDTSALDRVLQLVDMTGTRLVFVSLSREGLRQDAAFLEGLLAAKPLLPIIAVAESPDQALLLAALRAGARDFITPELRPDEVISVVRHLLDRTQSLTTSPGDHGWAAAVVSARPGSDAPMFALHLALAIQTQSPQNKTLLLDLGAPPADTLLFLGIKSSYTFVDAVRSLRRLDSTLIDTAFGKHKSGLHLLAMPEDLQLNTQDITSADIYVLLGTLRRYFTHIVINLGGVPTSDFLYLALGRVDRVVVIAEQSLPSCKQNMNLLQHLRENKIDLNTAGLVLDHYLSRMPPDADSVAKGMSLPLLTTLPSSGMARLAVMNSGESMFDNSPRDPYAIAIRRLARELLAAAPNPDEAPRGWLAKARGWLTGEPA